In Pedobacter heparinus DSM 2366, the following are encoded in one genomic region:
- a CDS encoding cold-shock protein: MQEGTVKFFNVTKGFGFIIPANGDSEIFVHSTGLIDEIRENDKVEYDVESGKKGLNAINVKVI, encoded by the coding sequence ATGCAAGAAGGAACAGTAAAATTTTTTAATGTAACTAAAGGTTTCGGTTTTATTATCCCAGCTAATGGAGATAGCGAAATTTTTGTACATTCAACAGGCCTTATCGACGAAATTCGTGAAAACGACAAAGTTGAATATGACGTTGAAAGCGGCAAAAAAGGGTTGAATGCGATTAATGTTAAAGTAATCTAG
- a CDS encoding glycerophosphodiester phosphodiesterase: MKQVSLLIVLMVMTLNGAFAQKKIKTINSWNKNQVIAHRGAWKKNNLPENSIASLKEAIRIGCFGSEFDVHMTLDSVLVVNHDPDFQGMHIEKSTYKELLGKKLSNGEGIPTLEAYLKAGMKQKTTRLILEVKPSKAGAEFDKILTAKVVAMVHKLNATAWVDYISFSYDILKQVLQIQPDAHVAYLKGDVSLEKMKQDGFYGADYNYSVYQKGEWFNKAKALGLTINAWTVNAEADMKWLLDNKVEFITTNEPELLFEVIKNHK; encoded by the coding sequence ATGAAACAGGTATCTTTACTCATTGTCCTTATGGTGATGACATTAAATGGCGCATTTGCACAAAAGAAAATCAAAACGATCAACAGCTGGAACAAGAATCAGGTTATTGCACACCGGGGGGCCTGGAAGAAGAACAATCTTCCTGAAAATTCTATCGCATCTTTAAAAGAGGCCATAAGAATCGGTTGTTTCGGATCTGAATTTGATGTACATATGACATTGGACAGTGTGCTGGTGGTGAACCACGATCCTGATTTTCAGGGCATGCATATTGAAAAATCTACCTATAAGGAGCTGCTGGGTAAAAAACTTTCCAATGGAGAGGGCATCCCAACCTTAGAAGCCTATTTAAAAGCTGGAATGAAGCAAAAAACAACACGGCTGATCCTTGAGGTCAAACCCTCTAAGGCAGGGGCAGAGTTTGACAAGATCTTAACAGCTAAAGTAGTGGCTATGGTACACAAACTGAATGCTACTGCCTGGGTAGACTATATCAGTTTTAGCTACGACATCCTGAAACAGGTATTACAGATCCAGCCCGATGCACATGTCGCCTATTTAAAAGGAGATGTTTCGCTTGAAAAGATGAAGCAGGATGGTTTTTATGGTGCTGATTATAATTACAGCGTTTATCAGAAAGGGGAGTGGTTTAATAAAGCTAAAGCGCTGGGCCTGACCATTAACGCATGGACTGTAAATGCGGAAGCGGATATGAAATGGCTGCTCGACAATAAGGTAGAGTTCATTACCACCAATGAGCCGGAATTGCTTTTCGAGGTGATCAAAAACCACAAATAG
- a CDS encoding phosphodiester glycosidase family protein has product MLKKSFLTLVVLCGYGLAFAQNTDSLNLVHTKWDKQRLARKIKLVTHHFNAKDLFLANQNISYLEIKNKGRSPVLAISAEEKVLKTTSTFGTENNALAAVNGSFFDVKNGGSVDFIKVGGKVLAENRLEKNDSRARHQQAAVVISNGKLALKKWDGTADWEQRLTEENVLLSGPLLMLNGTDEALDSTSFSRSRHPRTAIGIKPNGRILLLTVDGRNSNSAGMSLTELAKTMKWLGCTSSINLDGGGSTTLWVSGFPGGGVVNYPTDNKLWDHAGQRKVANVILVKKTR; this is encoded by the coding sequence ATGCTTAAAAAATCTTTCCTTACTCTTGTTGTGCTTTGTGGCTACGGTTTAGCTTTTGCACAAAATACAGACTCACTTAACCTGGTCCATACCAAATGGGATAAACAGCGCCTGGCCCGGAAAATCAAACTGGTTACCCACCATTTTAATGCTAAAGATCTTTTTCTGGCCAACCAGAACATCAGCTACCTGGAAATTAAAAACAAAGGCAGATCGCCTGTACTGGCCATCTCCGCAGAAGAAAAAGTGTTAAAAACGACCAGTACCTTTGGCACAGAAAACAATGCGCTGGCCGCTGTTAACGGTTCTTTTTTTGATGTTAAGAATGGCGGGTCGGTAGATTTTATAAAAGTGGGGGGCAAAGTGCTGGCCGAAAACCGGCTCGAAAAAAATGATAGCCGCGCAAGGCACCAGCAGGCAGCTGTAGTGATCAGCAATGGTAAACTGGCCTTAAAAAAATGGGACGGTACTGCCGACTGGGAGCAACGCTTAACAGAAGAAAATGTTTTGCTGAGCGGCCCCCTGCTGATGTTAAACGGTACGGACGAGGCGCTCGACTCTACCAGTTTTTCACGGTCACGGCATCCGAGAACTGCCATCGGCATTAAGCCGAACGGAAGAATCCTTTTACTGACGGTTGACGGCAGGAACAGCAACTCGGCAGGAATGAGTTTAACAGAACTGGCCAAAACGATGAAATGGCTGGGCTGTACCAGCTCCATTAACCTGGATGGCGGGGGCTCTACAACCTTATGGGTAAGTGGTTTTCCCGGGGGTGGAGTGGTGAATTACCCAACGGACAATAAACTTTGGGACCATGCCGGACAACGGAAAGTAGCAAATGTGATCCTGGTGAAAAAGACGCGCTGA